The Arachis duranensis cultivar V14167 chromosome 2, aradu.V14167.gnm2.J7QH, whole genome shotgun sequence genome has a window encoding:
- the LOC110277731 gene encoding putative disease resistance protein At3g14460 isoform X3 produces MAGVVVGGAFLSGFINVVLDRLISADAVNLVVGKKLSSDLVERLRNALTDTGALVDDAELKQLDNHDVKEWLNSLRDALYTADDLLDRICTKAATQKGVRSFLPSFLNSEDRKMVNEIERVVRRIEDLENRKGKLGLEKISTASFSWKTPSTSLVKGNVSGREDDKKALIKMLNDNNEHHLSVISIVGMGGVGKTTLAQWMYNNAELMEGFDRKAWVCVSENFNIVETTKNIVKQISTNTQDLDSFNSIQDALKKGLSKKKFFIVLDDVWSNDHHQWKDFLAPFQYGDKGSTILLTTRKEDVGSVVQTNCQPHYLIPLSEDYCWSVFAANASFPESNGSPILAGIGKKIAKKFDGLPLAAETLGCLCRRHDAKEWEKILRSDIWGFSTNDSKIVPALLISYFHLAAHLKRCFVYCALFPKDYHFKKDELILLWMAEDLLRLPKRGESLEEVGCKCFKELVSRLFFKKLQDNNEYFVMHDLLHDLAIFLAGDFYCRIEELGEQEEKKVLTRHFSYFPPGRLDRPISKVFNSNAKLESFRTSLYIDDLFSMESVASKFICLRVLSFHKLDVLPDSIGESIHLRYLNLSSTDINRLPESLCNLYNLQTLILYGCTKLTMLPINMHNLVNLRHLDIRKTCLEEMPGGISKMKHLHTLSSFVVGKHEDNGIKELGGLSNLHGSLELKKLENIVDVKEAENARMTNKNLMNELYLEWSSGDDMVPNTKAERDILDSLQPHNCLRELTIKGYKGTIFPDWLGNCSYNNMTSVSLESCNNCCMLPSLGQLPSLKALRIKGFGQLKCVDMEFYKGIGDPSFHIAPPFPLLESLEFYNMPCWEEWHLPDSKAFPQLKRLEIIDCPMLKGDMLHQVFMRIVSSSSDALKVRKLFINKYEAGWIPGLSLNGDTLSITGSESVVESAINEMMSIKHLPSLQEVEIIGCSFAVSWPNNCLLPKSLQKLTIRRCSKVEFPQHKYDLVELLIRICDSQTSLSLDVFPNLKNLNIHDCRNLESVSMSEAPHAALQRLSIAYCHKLVSLAGEGLAAPNLTHLQIYGCWNLESVSMSEASHAALQRLSISHCSKLVSFAGEGLAAPNLTHLLVRDCPKLEALPRDMKSLLPSLQTLKVYGCPNIFRLLEGGLPPNLKELHVKIGEQQMRDLSWMGNLHALTHLDISSDYCNNIKSFPEVGSLPHLPSLTTLVIYGFHNLETLECNELLRLTSLQQLHIHWCPKLENMEGEKLPPSLLLLKIEDCDLLGKHCKNKHQLIWPKISHIPTIQVNGEQIS; encoded by the exons ATGGCTGGAGTTGTTGTTGGTGGAGCTTTTCTGTCTGGCTTCATTAATGTTGTCCTGGACAGGCTTATTTCTGCTGATGCAGTCAACTTGGTTGTGGGTAAGAAGCTTAGCTCTGACTTGGTTGAGAGGCTGAGGAATGCTCTGACAGATACTGGAGCTCTTGTTGATGATGCAGAGCTCAAGCAACTTGATAACCATGATGTGAAGGAGTGGCTCAACTCTCTCCGAGATGCTCTTTACACTGCTGATGACTTGCTGGACCGCATCTGCACCAAAGCTGCAACTCAAAAGGGGGTACGCAGTTTCTTGCCTAGCTTCTTGAATTCTGAAGACAGGAAGATGGTGAATGAGATAGAAAGGGTGGTTAGAAGGATAGAAGATCTTGAGAACCGCAAAGGAAAGCTTGGGCTTGAAAAGATTTCCACTGCTAGCTTCTCATGGAAAACTCCATCCACTTCTCTCGTAAAAGGGAATGTGTCTGGTAGGGAGGATGACAAGAAGGCCTTAATCAAGATGCTGAATGACAACAATGAGCATCATCTGTCTGTGATCTCTATTGTTGGCATGGGTGGTGTTGGTAAAACTACTTTGGCTCAATGGATGTACAATAATGCAGAGTTGATGGAGGGATTTGATCGGAAAGCATGGGTTTGTGTTTCGGAAAACTTCAATATTGTTGAGACCACAAAGAATATAGTAAAGCAGATCTCTACAAATACTCAGGATCTTGATagcttcaattcaattcaagatgCTTTGAAGAAAGGATTGTCCAAAAAGAAGTTCTTTATTGTTTTGGATGATGTTTGGAGTAATGATCATCATCAATGGAAGGATTTTCTTGCCCCTTTTCAATACGGGGATAAGGGAAGTACTATTCTTCTGACTACTCGCAAGGAAGATGTTGGTTCAGTTGTCCAAACAAATTGTCAGCCTCACTATCTCATTCCACTATCAGAAGACTATTGTTGGTCAGTGTTTGCAGCCAATGCTTCTTTTCCGGAATCAAATGGGAGCCCAATACTAGCAGGAATAGGCAAAAAGATTGCCAAGAAGTTCGACGGTTTGCCATTAGCAGCAGAAACACTTGGTTGCTTGTGCAGAAGGCATGATGCTAAGGAATGGGAAAAGATCTTAAGGAGTGATATTTGGGGATTTTCTACAAATGACAGTAAGATTGTTCCAGCATTGTTAATTAGTTACTTTCACCTTGCTGCACATTTGAAGCGTTGTTTTGTTTATTGTGCACTGTTTCCGAAAGATTATCACTTTAAGAAAGATGAACTAATTTTGTTGTGGATGGCCGAAGATCTTTTAAGATTAccaaagagaggagagagcttgGAAGAGGTTGGTTGCAAGTGTTTTAAAGAATTAGTTTCAAGGTTATTCTTTAAAAAGCTTCAAGACAATAACGAGTATTTTGTGATGCATGATCTCTTGCATGACTTGGCAATATTCCTTGCTGGAGATTTCTATTGTAGAATAGAAGAACTTGgtgaacaagaagaaaagaaggttcTCACTCGCCATTTCTCATATTTCCCACCTGGAAGGTTAGATCGTCCAATCTCAAAAGTCTTTAACTCCAATGCAAAGTTGGAATCTTTCAGGACATCGTTGTATATCGATGATTTATTCAGCATGGAAAGTGTAGCATCTAAGTTTATATGCTTGAGAGTTTTATCCTTTCATAAACTTGATGTATTACCTGATTCAATAGGTGAATCGATTCATCTACGGTATTTGAATCTCTCTTCTACTGACATTAACAGGTTGCCAGAATCATTGTGCAACTTGTATAATCTACAAACATTAATATTGTACGGATGTACTAAGTTGACCATGTTGCCCATTAACATGCACAATCTTGTGAATTTACGGCATCTTGATATTAGGAAAACTTGTTTGGAAGAAATGCCTGGAGGAATAAGCAAAATGAAACACTTGCATACCTTAAGTTCCTTTGTGGTGGGGAAGCATGAAGAtaatggaatcaaggaattAGGAGGGCTCTCAAATCTTCATGGATCACTTGAGCTTAAGAAGTTGGAGAATATTGTTGATGTGAAAGAAGCAGAGAATGCAAGGATGACAAACAAGAATCTCATGAACGAATTATACTTGGAGTGGTCTTCAGGTGATGATATGGTTCCAAACACAAAAGCCGAAAGAGATATACTGGACAGCTTGCAACCTCACAACTGCTTGAGAGAGTTGACAATCAAGGGATATAAGGGTACAATATTTCCAGATTGGTTGGGGAACTGTTCATACAACAATATGACAAGTGTATCTCTGGAGTCTTGCAACAATTGCTGCATGCTGCCTTCACTTGGACAGTTGCCATCTCTTAAGGCCCTGCGCATTAAAG GTTTTGGTCAGCTGAAGTGTGTTGACATGGAGTTTTACAAGGGTATTGGTGACCCTTCTTTTCATATTGCTCCTCCTTTTCCCTTGTTGGAGAGTTTGGAATTTTATAACATGCCATGTTGGGAGGAGTGGCACTTACCTGACTCAAAAGCTTTTCCTCAGCTTAAGAGACTTGAAATAATAGATTGTCCAATGTTAAAGGGAGATATGCTTCATCAGGTATTCATGAGAATCGTTTCTTCTTCATCGGATGCTTTGAAAGTTCGCAAGTTATTTATAAACAAATATGAAGCAGGATGGATTCCAGGTTTGTCACTTAATGGGGATACATTATCAATTACGGGAAGTGAATCCGTGGTGGAGTCTGCAATTAACGAAATGATGAGCATTAAGCATCTACCCTCCCTCCAAGAAGTAGAAATCATCGGGTGTTCGTTTGCCGTGTCCTGGCCGAACAATTGTTTACTACCCAAATCTTTGCAAAAGCTCACAATCAGGCGGTGCAGCAAAGTGGAATTCCCGCAGCACAAGTATGATTTGGTAGAGCTACTAATACGCATCTGTGATTCACAGACCTCCTTGTCGTTGGATGTCTTTCCCAATCTCAAGAATCTCAATATACATGATTGTAGGAATCTGGAATCAGTGTCAATGTCAGAGGCACCACACGCTGCTCTTCAACGTCTCTCCATTGCTTACTGCCATAAATTAGTGTCATTAGCAGGAGAAGGACTGGCTGCACCCAACTTGACTCATCTCCAGATATATGGTTGCTGGAATCTGGAATCGGTGTCAATGTCAGAGGCATCACACGCTGCTCTTCAAcgtctctccatctctcattgCTCCAAATTAGTGTCATTTGCAGGAGAAGGACTGGCTGCACCCAACTTGACTCATCTTCTAGTCAGAGATTGCCCAAAGTTGGAGGCATTACCACGTGACATGAAGAGTCTACTCCCAAGTTTACAGACTCTCAAGGTATATGGTTGCCCAAACATTTTCAGGTTGCTAGAGGGTGGTTTGCCGCCTAACTTGAAAGAGCTTCATGTGAAAATTGGCGAGCAACAAATGAGGGATCTATCATGGATGGGCAACTTGCACGCCCTCACTCATCTTGACATTTCTAGTGATTACTGCAACAACATAAAGTCATTCCCAGAGGTGGGTTCGCTGCCTCACCTTCCCTCCCTTACCACTCTTGTGATATACGGGTTCCATAATCTGGAGACATTGGAGTGCAACGAGCTTCTCCGCCTCACCTCCCTTCAACAACTACACATTCATTGGTGTCCAAAGCTGGAGAATATGGAAGGAGAAAAGCTGCCTCCCTCTCTCTTGCTACTCAAAATTGAAGACTGTGATTTGCTGGGAAAACACTGCAAGAACAAGCATCAACTAATCTGGCCCAAAATTTCCCACATCCCCACCATTCAAGTCAATGGAGAACAAATTTCCTGA
- the LOC110277731 gene encoding putative disease resistance protein At3g14460 isoform X7 — protein MAGVVVGGAFLSGFINVVLDRLISADAVNLVVGKKLSSDLVERLRNALTDTGALVDDAELKQLDNHDVKEWLNSLRDALYTADDLLDRICTKAATQKGVRSFLPSFLNSEDRKMVNEIERVVRRIEDLENRKGKLGLEKISTASFSWKTPSTSLVKGNVSGREDDKKALIKMLNDNNEHHLSVISIVGMGGVGKTTLAQWMYNNAELMEGFDRKAWVCVSENFNIVETTKNIVKQISTNTQDLDSFNSIQDALKKGLSKKKFFIVLDDVWSNDHHQWKDFLAPFQYGDKGSTILLTTRKEDVGSVVQTNCQPHYLIPLSEDYCWSVFAANASFPESNGSPILAGIGKKIAKKFDGLPLAAETLGCLCRRHDAKEWEKILRSDIWGFSTNDSKIVPALLISYFHLAAHLKRCFVYCALFPKDYHFKKDELILLWMAEDLLRLPKRGESLEEVGCKCFKELVSRLFFKKLQDNNEYFVMHDLLHDLAIFLAGDFYCRIEELGEQEEKKVLTRHFSYFPPGRLPESLCNLYNLQTLILYGCTKLTMLPINMHNLVNLRHLDIRKTCLEEMPGGISKMKHLHTLSSFVVGKHEDNGIKELGGLSNLHGSLELKKLENIVDVKEAENARMTNKNLMNELYLEWSSGDDMVPNTKAERDILDSLQPHNCLRELTIKGYKGTIFPDWLGNCSYNNMTSVSLESCNNCCMLPSLGQLPSLKALRIKGFGQLKCVDMEFYKGIGDPSFHIAPPFPLLESLEFYNMPCWEEWHLPDSKAFPQLKRLEIIDCPMLKGDMLHQVFMRIVSSSSDALKVRKLFINKYEAGWIPGLSLNGDTLSITGSESVVESAINEMMSIKHLPSLQEVEIIGCSFAVSWPNNCLLPKSLQKLTIRRCSKVEFPQHKYDLVELLIRICDSQTSLSLDVFPNLKNLNIHDCRNLESVSMSEAPHAALQRLSIAYCHKLVSLAGEGLAAPNLTHLQIYGCWNLESVSMSEASHAALQRLSISHCSKLVSFAGEGLAAPNLTHLLVRDCPKLEALPRDMKSLLPSLQTLKVYGCPNIFRLLEGGLPPNLKELHVKIGEQQMRDLSWMGNLHALTHLDISSDYCNNIKSFPEVGSLPHLPSLTTLVIYGFHNLETLECNELLRLTSLQQLHIHWCPKLENMEGEKLPPSLLLLKIEDCDLLGKHCKNKHQLIWPKISHIPTIQVNGEQIS, from the exons ATGGCTGGAGTTGTTGTTGGTGGAGCTTTTCTGTCTGGCTTCATTAATGTTGTCCTGGACAGGCTTATTTCTGCTGATGCAGTCAACTTGGTTGTGGGTAAGAAGCTTAGCTCTGACTTGGTTGAGAGGCTGAGGAATGCTCTGACAGATACTGGAGCTCTTGTTGATGATGCAGAGCTCAAGCAACTTGATAACCATGATGTGAAGGAGTGGCTCAACTCTCTCCGAGATGCTCTTTACACTGCTGATGACTTGCTGGACCGCATCTGCACCAAAGCTGCAACTCAAAAGGGGGTACGCAGTTTCTTGCCTAGCTTCTTGAATTCTGAAGACAGGAAGATGGTGAATGAGATAGAAAGGGTGGTTAGAAGGATAGAAGATCTTGAGAACCGCAAAGGAAAGCTTGGGCTTGAAAAGATTTCCACTGCTAGCTTCTCATGGAAAACTCCATCCACTTCTCTCGTAAAAGGGAATGTGTCTGGTAGGGAGGATGACAAGAAGGCCTTAATCAAGATGCTGAATGACAACAATGAGCATCATCTGTCTGTGATCTCTATTGTTGGCATGGGTGGTGTTGGTAAAACTACTTTGGCTCAATGGATGTACAATAATGCAGAGTTGATGGAGGGATTTGATCGGAAAGCATGGGTTTGTGTTTCGGAAAACTTCAATATTGTTGAGACCACAAAGAATATAGTAAAGCAGATCTCTACAAATACTCAGGATCTTGATagcttcaattcaattcaagatgCTTTGAAGAAAGGATTGTCCAAAAAGAAGTTCTTTATTGTTTTGGATGATGTTTGGAGTAATGATCATCATCAATGGAAGGATTTTCTTGCCCCTTTTCAATACGGGGATAAGGGAAGTACTATTCTTCTGACTACTCGCAAGGAAGATGTTGGTTCAGTTGTCCAAACAAATTGTCAGCCTCACTATCTCATTCCACTATCAGAAGACTATTGTTGGTCAGTGTTTGCAGCCAATGCTTCTTTTCCGGAATCAAATGGGAGCCCAATACTAGCAGGAATAGGCAAAAAGATTGCCAAGAAGTTCGACGGTTTGCCATTAGCAGCAGAAACACTTGGTTGCTTGTGCAGAAGGCATGATGCTAAGGAATGGGAAAAGATCTTAAGGAGTGATATTTGGGGATTTTCTACAAATGACAGTAAGATTGTTCCAGCATTGTTAATTAGTTACTTTCACCTTGCTGCACATTTGAAGCGTTGTTTTGTTTATTGTGCACTGTTTCCGAAAGATTATCACTTTAAGAAAGATGAACTAATTTTGTTGTGGATGGCCGAAGATCTTTTAAGATTAccaaagagaggagagagcttgGAAGAGGTTGGTTGCAAGTGTTTTAAAGAATTAGTTTCAAGGTTATTCTTTAAAAAGCTTCAAGACAATAACGAGTATTTTGTGATGCATGATCTCTTGCATGACTTGGCAATATTCCTTGCTGGAGATTTCTATTGTAGAATAGAAGAACTTGgtgaacaagaagaaaagaaggttcTCACTCGCCATTTCTCATATTTCCCACCTGGAAG GTTGCCAGAATCATTGTGCAACTTGTATAATCTACAAACATTAATATTGTACGGATGTACTAAGTTGACCATGTTGCCCATTAACATGCACAATCTTGTGAATTTACGGCATCTTGATATTAGGAAAACTTGTTTGGAAGAAATGCCTGGAGGAATAAGCAAAATGAAACACTTGCATACCTTAAGTTCCTTTGTGGTGGGGAAGCATGAAGAtaatggaatcaaggaattAGGAGGGCTCTCAAATCTTCATGGATCACTTGAGCTTAAGAAGTTGGAGAATATTGTTGATGTGAAAGAAGCAGAGAATGCAAGGATGACAAACAAGAATCTCATGAACGAATTATACTTGGAGTGGTCTTCAGGTGATGATATGGTTCCAAACACAAAAGCCGAAAGAGATATACTGGACAGCTTGCAACCTCACAACTGCTTGAGAGAGTTGACAATCAAGGGATATAAGGGTACAATATTTCCAGATTGGTTGGGGAACTGTTCATACAACAATATGACAAGTGTATCTCTGGAGTCTTGCAACAATTGCTGCATGCTGCCTTCACTTGGACAGTTGCCATCTCTTAAGGCCCTGCGCATTAAAG GTTTTGGTCAGCTGAAGTGTGTTGACATGGAGTTTTACAAGGGTATTGGTGACCCTTCTTTTCATATTGCTCCTCCTTTTCCCTTGTTGGAGAGTTTGGAATTTTATAACATGCCATGTTGGGAGGAGTGGCACTTACCTGACTCAAAAGCTTTTCCTCAGCTTAAGAGACTTGAAATAATAGATTGTCCAATGTTAAAGGGAGATATGCTTCATCAGGTATTCATGAGAATCGTTTCTTCTTCATCGGATGCTTTGAAAGTTCGCAAGTTATTTATAAACAAATATGAAGCAGGATGGATTCCAGGTTTGTCACTTAATGGGGATACATTATCAATTACGGGAAGTGAATCCGTGGTGGAGTCTGCAATTAACGAAATGATGAGCATTAAGCATCTACCCTCCCTCCAAGAAGTAGAAATCATCGGGTGTTCGTTTGCCGTGTCCTGGCCGAACAATTGTTTACTACCCAAATCTTTGCAAAAGCTCACAATCAGGCGGTGCAGCAAAGTGGAATTCCCGCAGCACAAGTATGATTTGGTAGAGCTACTAATACGCATCTGTGATTCACAGACCTCCTTGTCGTTGGATGTCTTTCCCAATCTCAAGAATCTCAATATACATGATTGTAGGAATCTGGAATCAGTGTCAATGTCAGAGGCACCACACGCTGCTCTTCAACGTCTCTCCATTGCTTACTGCCATAAATTAGTGTCATTAGCAGGAGAAGGACTGGCTGCACCCAACTTGACTCATCTCCAGATATATGGTTGCTGGAATCTGGAATCGGTGTCAATGTCAGAGGCATCACACGCTGCTCTTCAAcgtctctccatctctcattgCTCCAAATTAGTGTCATTTGCAGGAGAAGGACTGGCTGCACCCAACTTGACTCATCTTCTAGTCAGAGATTGCCCAAAGTTGGAGGCATTACCACGTGACATGAAGAGTCTACTCCCAAGTTTACAGACTCTCAAGGTATATGGTTGCCCAAACATTTTCAGGTTGCTAGAGGGTGGTTTGCCGCCTAACTTGAAAGAGCTTCATGTGAAAATTGGCGAGCAACAAATGAGGGATCTATCATGGATGGGCAACTTGCACGCCCTCACTCATCTTGACATTTCTAGTGATTACTGCAACAACATAAAGTCATTCCCAGAGGTGGGTTCGCTGCCTCACCTTCCCTCCCTTACCACTCTTGTGATATACGGGTTCCATAATCTGGAGACATTGGAGTGCAACGAGCTTCTCCGCCTCACCTCCCTTCAACAACTACACATTCATTGGTGTCCAAAGCTGGAGAATATGGAAGGAGAAAAGCTGCCTCCCTCTCTCTTGCTACTCAAAATTGAAGACTGTGATTTGCTGGGAAAACACTGCAAGAACAAGCATCAACTAATCTGGCCCAAAATTTCCCACATCCCCACCATTCAAGTCAATGGAGAACAAATTTCCTGA